A single region of the Bos mutus isolate GX-2022 chromosome 17, NWIPB_WYAK_1.1, whole genome shotgun sequence genome encodes:
- the LOC102285446 gene encoding centrin-4 isoform X1 has protein sequence MYFFFHFPVFNIEKYLRRWEKIRCFNQPYLIHFIMRLTGTDESKYALNTAVRIYQVRPLNTAVWIYQIAMRALGFEPKKEEIKKMIAETDKEGIGTISFEKFFAIMSVKMSEKDEKEEILKAFKLFDDDDTGSISLNNIKRVAKELGENLTDDELQEMLDEADHDGDGEINKEEFLKMMQKTTLY, from the exons atgtattttttttttcatttcccagtCTTCAATATAGAAAAGTACTTGAGAAGGTGGGAAAAGATACGATGTTTCAATCAACCATATCTCATACATTTTATTATGAGACTTACAGGCACAGATGAAAGTAAATATGCCTTAAACACTGCTGTTCGGATATACCAAGTAAGGCCATTAAACACTGCTGTTTGGATATACCAA ATTGCAATGCGGGCCTTAGGATTTGAGccgaagaaagaagaaattaaaaagatgatagCTGAAACTGACAAAGAAGGAATTGGCACCAttagttttgaaaaattttttgcCATAATGAGTGTAAAAATG agtgaaaaggatgaaaaagaagaaatactgaaGGCTTTCAAATtatttgatgatgatgatacAGGAAGTATATCACTGAACAATATCAAGAGGGTTGCTAAGGAACTAGGGGAAAATTTAACAGATGATGAACTTCAG GAAATGCTTGATGAGGCTGATCATGATGGGGATGGAGAAATAAACAAGgaagaatttttgaaaatgatGCAAAAGACCACTCTTTATTAA
- the LOC102285446 gene encoding centrin-4 isoform X2, whose protein sequence is MASRPSSDQWKKNAAKIELNETQKQEIKEAFDLFDVDGSGTIDVKELKIAMRALGFEPKKEEIKKMIAETDKEGIGTISFEKFFAIMSVKMSEKDEKEEILKAFKLFDDDDTGSISLNNIKRVAKELGENLTDDELQEMLDEADHDGDGEINKEEFLKMMQKTTLY, encoded by the exons ATG GCATCCAGACCAAGTTCagaccaatggaaaaaaaatgcagcaaAAATTGAATTGAATGAAACTCAAAAGCAAGAAATTAAAGAGGCCTTTGATTTATTCGATGTTGATGGGTCTGGAACCATAGATGTGAAAGAACTGAAG ATTGCAATGCGGGCCTTAGGATTTGAGccgaagaaagaagaaattaaaaagatgatagCTGAAACTGACAAAGAAGGAATTGGCACCAttagttttgaaaaattttttgcCATAATGAGTGTAAAAATG agtgaaaaggatgaaaaagaagaaatactgaaGGCTTTCAAATtatttgatgatgatgatacAGGAAGTATATCACTGAACAATATCAAGAGGGTTGCTAAGGAACTAGGGGAAAATTTAACAGATGATGAACTTCAG GAAATGCTTGATGAGGCTGATCATGATGGGGATGGAGAAATAAACAAGgaagaatttttgaaaatgatGCAAAAGACCACTCTTTATTAA